TCGAGGAAGCTGCGCTGTTCGAGTCGGGTCTCCGCGGCGATTTGTTCGCTTTTCGAGATCAGGTATTCGCGAAGGCTTCCGCCCGCGCCGAGGGTGGAAACAGCGCCCTGGAGGAAGTCCGCGAAGCGGGGCGAAGGGGATTGGTCGATCGCCCGCGAAAGCGCCGAGACGAGGTCGAGGCCGAGCACGCGCATGTCGCGCGCGATCCGAGCGCACTCATCGGCGACGGGGCCGAACGCTTTCTCGCGCCCGACCTCGGCAAAGATCCTCTCGGGCACGACGCCCGCGCCCGCGAGCGCCGCAACGTAGGCGAGCGCCGCGGGGAGCGCCGCGTCGGCGCTCCTGCTCCGCGCCTCGGCGAGGATCCGGGGCACGCGGTGGACTGCGGCGACGCCGAGCAGGGTTACGAGGATGCCGAGTCCGAGCCCGAGCATCCCGGCGGCCTCGGGCGCGCTCCCGACCGCGGTCGCCGTCGCGGTCGCAAGGATCGCCATGAAAACGCCCGTTGCGGTCGACGCGCCGTACCCGACGACGAGAAAAAGGTCGGCGCGCAGGGGAAGATGGGCCCGTGCCACGTCGCGTTCGAGCCTCGCGAGGGACGGGTGCCGCCGGGCGAGCCTTCCGAAGGCCCGATACGCCAGGCGCGCGACGGGGCCCACCTTCACGAATAATCCTCCGCGTCCTTGCGCGCCGCTTCCGCGACGCCTTCCGGATCCGTGGCGTAGGCCGCGAAGATGCGCGTCACGTGGTCGAATCGTCGAATGCCGCGGCGGGCCATCCAGGCGAGGATCTCGGACCGCCGACGCGCCTCGGCTTCCACCGCCTCGCGGTCCAGGTTGCGGCTCTCGCCGATCTCCTCGAGGATGCGGCTCTTGCCGAGGAAGCGCATTTGGCCCGAGGCCCGGTCCCGCCTGAAGGCCGTGTTCGTGAGGATTTCGCCCGTGCGGTTGTCGAGGCCCGCGATCTCCGTGAGCTCGACGACTCGTCGAACGAGCTTTCCGTCAACCCGCAAGGAGGCCTGGATGAGGATCCCGTCAACCTGCTGGATCAGCACGCGAGGGATGTTGATCGGTTCGTTCTCGAGGCGACGGACCACTGCCTCGGCGCTGTCGGCGTGCATCGTGCTGTAGACAGCGTGACCGGTGCTCATCGCCTGGAAAAGCGTGAAGGTCTCCGCGCCGCGGACCTCTCCCACGAGGATGTATTCGGGTCGCTGCCGGAGCGCGGCCTCGAGGAGGCGGTACATGTCGACGGCTCCGGCCAGCTTGGAGCCGGAAAGCTCGCCCGCAAAGCCGGTCCTCGTCACCGACGCGATCCAATTTTCGTGCGCAAGATTGATCTCGCGCGTTTCCTCGATGGACACGATCTTCTTCTGGAGGGGGATGAAGGTGCAGAGCGCGTTGAGGGTCGTGGTCTTCCCGCTCGCGGTGCCGCCCGCGACGAGGAGGTTGCGCCCGCTCTCCATCGCAAGCCAGAGCGTGGCCGCGAGATCTGGATCGAGCGTCCCATACGCGATGAGGTCCGGAGGCGTGAGGGGGTCGCTCCGGAACTTGCGGATCGTGAAGGACGAGCCGCGCGTGGTCACCTCGCGCGAGAGCGTGGCCTGCAGCCTGCTCGAGTCCGGCAGCGTCGCATCGAGGATCGGATCCGCGATGCTGATCTGCTTGCCCGCCCGCTGGCCGAGCCTCATCACATAGCGGTCGAGTTCGATCTCGTCGTCGAACACGACGGTTGTTCGCATCGATTCGAATCGACGATGAAAGACGTAAA
Above is a genomic segment from Candidatus Thermoplasmatota archaeon containing:
- a CDS encoding type II secretion system F family protein, whose amino-acid sequence is MKVGPVARLAYRAFGRLARRHPSLARLERDVARAHLPLRADLFLVVGYGASTATGVFMAILATATATAVGSAPEAAGMLGLGLGILVTLLGVAAVHRVPRILAEARSRSADAALPAALAYVAALAGAGVVPERIFAEVGREKAFGPVADECARIARDMRVLGLDLVSALSRAIDQSPSPRFADFLQGAVSTLGAGGSLREYLISKSEQIAAETRLEQRSFLDHLGLIAESYVTVVVAAPLFLIIMLSVMVSFGSAASASLTDGYLLVLVVVPLMQAAFAFTIHAVTPEDA
- a CDS encoding type II/IV secretion system ATPase subunit, producing MSRSWLDALRGLRNGATAPTPLDRQLLRGRAAYAALGLAPDRPVTPVREVAAPFEILDPGTGGLAFPRILRDGASGTNLYEVVEPVLAGPEREACAFLRETLVKTLPVEAADSSDREARLLAAADQAIVDHSVLLDPVGRERVRYALARDLLGYGPMDVVMRDPLIEDISCDGPGIPLYVFHRRFESMRTTVVFDDEIELDRYVMRLGQRAGKQISIADPILDATLPDSSRLQATLSREVTTRGSSFTIRKFRSDPLTPPDLIAYGTLDPDLAATLWLAMESGRNLLVAGGTASGKTTTLNALCTFIPLQKKIVSIEETREINLAHENWIASVTRTGFAGELSGSKLAGAVDMYRLLEAALRQRPEYILVGEVRGAETFTLFQAMSTGHAVYSTMHADSAEAVVRRLENEPINIPRVLIQQVDGILIQASLRVDGKLVRRVVELTEIAGLDNRTGEILTNTAFRRDRASGQMRFLGKSRILEEIGESRNLDREAVEAEARRRSEILAWMARRGIRRFDHVTRIFAAYATDPEGVAEAARKDAEDYS